One genomic region from Paroceanicella profunda encodes:
- a CDS encoding ABC transporter permease, producing MRSEPSFALKLAAGAVLVFLHLPILLIFLYAFTTEERSYQFPPPGLTLKWFAVTWNRPDVWDALELSFKVACAATALALVLGTLSAAALSRARFFGRETVSLLVILPIALPGIVTGIALRSAFSIADIPFSTLTIVLGHATFCIVVVHNNAVARFRRLSGPLLEASADLGATSFQTFRHIILPNLGSALLAGGMLAFALSFDEVIVTTFTAGQQQTLPIWMLEELVRPRQRPVTNVVAMVVVIATFLPILAAYYLTRGAESRS from the coding sequence ATGCGCTCTGAACCCTCCTTCGCCCTGAAACTCGCCGCGGGCGCGGTGCTGGTCTTCCTGCACCTGCCGATCCTGCTCATCTTCCTCTACGCCTTCACCACGGAGGAGCGCAGCTACCAGTTCCCGCCGCCCGGCCTCACGCTGAAATGGTTCGCGGTCACCTGGAACCGGCCGGACGTGTGGGACGCGCTGGAGCTGTCCTTCAAGGTGGCCTGCGCGGCCACGGCGCTGGCGCTGGTGCTGGGCACGCTCTCGGCCGCCGCCCTGTCGCGCGCGCGGTTCTTCGGCCGCGAGACCGTGTCCCTGCTGGTGATCCTGCCCATCGCCCTGCCGGGCATCGTCACCGGCATCGCACTGCGCTCGGCCTTCTCCATCGCCGACATCCCCTTCTCCACCCTCACCATCGTGCTGGGGCATGCCACCTTCTGCATCGTGGTGGTGCACAACAACGCGGTGGCGCGGTTCCGCCGCCTCTCCGGCCCGCTGCTGGAGGCCTCCGCCGACCTGGGCGCCACCTCCTTCCAGACCTTCCGCCACATCATCCTGCCCAACCTGGGCTCGGCGCTGCTGGCCGGCGGCATGCTGGCCTTCGCGCTGAGTTTCGACGAGGTGATCGTCACCACCTTCACCGCCGGCCAGCAGCAGACCCTGCCGATCTGGATGCTGGAGGAACTGGTGCGCCCGCGCCAGCGCCCGGTCACCAATGTGGTGGCGATGGTGGTGGTGATCGCCACCTTCCTGCCCATCCTCGCGGCCTACTACCTCACCCGCGGCGCCGAGAGCCGCTCCTGA
- a CDS encoding paraquat-inducible protein A, producing the protein MESDLQGLTACHICDALCRDERPAPGQRVRCPRCGTPLRTWRNRAIDQLLAISLAVLVLMGTALTLPFLGLEGGGLAQEATVIDAAEAIGSGRAWPLGIAVGGLIFAVPLLRALALCYVLLPLREGHPPRRHARGAFRLAIELRPWSMAEIFVIGVAVALVKISGLASVTLGPAFWIFVLLAVLVTLEDISMCRRSIWSLIG; encoded by the coding sequence ATGGAGTCCGACCTGCAGGGACTGACCGCCTGCCACATCTGCGACGCCCTGTGCCGTGACGAGCGGCCGGCGCCCGGACAGCGCGTGCGCTGCCCGCGCTGCGGCACGCCCCTGCGCACCTGGCGCAACCGGGCCATCGACCAGCTCCTGGCGATTTCCCTCGCGGTGCTGGTGCTGATGGGCACGGCGCTCACCCTGCCCTTCCTCGGGCTGGAGGGCGGCGGACTGGCGCAGGAAGCCACGGTGATCGATGCGGCGGAGGCCATCGGCAGCGGCCGGGCCTGGCCGCTGGGCATCGCCGTCGGCGGGCTGATCTTCGCGGTGCCGCTGCTGCGCGCCCTGGCGCTGTGCTACGTGCTGCTGCCGCTGCGCGAGGGCCACCCGCCCCGGCGCCACGCGCGCGGCGCCTTCCGGCTCGCGATCGAGCTCAGGCCTTGGTCGATGGCGGAAATCTTCGTCATCGGGGTGGCGGTGGCGCTGGTGAAGATCTCCGGTCTCGCCTCCGTCACTCTGGGGCCGGCGTTCTGGATCTTCGTGCTGCTCGCGGTGCTGGTCACGCTGGAGGACATCTCCATGTGCCGCCGGTCGATCTGGAGCCTGATCGGATGA
- a CDS encoding paraquat-inducible protein A, producing MSPPTQPPTSVDEILGTTRAHRAHDAPVLTARAAGLVGCTICGKVERTGVARCPRCGAQMQSRPRGGMQPVWAWFFAGLVFYIPANLYPMLITRTLGQEMASTIIGGALELIEYGSWGVGIIVLVASVGIPIGKFFAIALLALAVDNHWRMDKHRLLQLYEVVEFIGRWSMIDIFVVAVLSALVQLGFVASLSPGPAAACFASSVAFTMLSARAFDTRLIWDRIGEQSD from the coding sequence ATGAGTCCTCCCACCCAGCCCCCCACCTCGGTGGACGAGATCCTCGGCACCACGCGGGCGCACCGGGCGCATGATGCCCCGGTGCTCACCGCGCGCGCGGCGGGGCTGGTGGGCTGCACCATCTGCGGCAAGGTGGAGCGGACCGGCGTGGCACGGTGCCCGCGCTGCGGCGCGCAGATGCAGTCGCGCCCGCGCGGGGGCATGCAGCCGGTCTGGGCGTGGTTCTTCGCCGGGCTGGTATTCTACATTCCCGCCAATCTCTATCCGATGCTGATCACCCGCACCCTGGGGCAGGAGATGGCCAGCACCATCATCGGCGGCGCGCTGGAGCTGATCGAATACGGCTCCTGGGGCGTGGGCATCATCGTGCTGGTGGCCAGCGTGGGCATCCCGATCGGCAAGTTCTTCGCCATCGCGCTGCTGGCCCTCGCGGTGGACAACCACTGGCGCATGGACAAGCACCGCCTGCTGCAGCTCTACGAGGTGGTGGAATTCATCGGGCGCTGGTCGATGATCGACATCTTCGTGGTCGCGGTGCTCTCGGCGCTGGTGCAGCTCGGCTTCGTGGCCTCGCTGTCGCCCGGGCCGGCCGCTGCCTGTTTCGCAAGCTCGGTTGCCTTTACCATGCTCTCCGCGCGCGCCTTCGACACAAGACTGATCTGGGACCGGATTGGAGAACAGAGTGACTGA